The Lentzea guizhouensis genome contains a region encoding:
- a CDS encoding DMT family transporter has product MSRSAQVTGGLLAALGGVAIAVQGRVNGSLAQALQNGLLAALVSFGGGLIVLLAAVLSRSSGRAGLARLADALRHRRIRWWECVGGISGAFLVGSQGIAVATIGVAVFTVAVVVGQLVSSLVVDRAGIGPGEPKSLTVTRVAGASLGVVAVGVAVSHQFTSPGALWLAVLPLVAGLLMGWQQAVNGLVREATAHSVATILVNFAVGTVALTLANLVVLRGVPGAFPAQWWLYLGGLLGIVGVGGAIVSVRFIGVLMVGLCGVSGQLVGAVLLDVVSGHLAVPTVVGVVLTLVSVGVAALPSGKMKR; this is encoded by the coding sequence TTGTCACGGTCCGCACAGGTCACCGGCGGCCTGCTCGCGGCGCTCGGTGGCGTGGCCATCGCGGTGCAGGGACGGGTCAACGGCTCGCTGGCCCAGGCGTTGCAGAACGGCCTGCTGGCCGCGTTGGTCTCCTTCGGCGGCGGGCTGATCGTGCTGCTCGCGGCCGTGTTGTCCCGGTCGTCCGGCCGGGCGGGGCTGGCGCGGCTGGCCGACGCGCTGCGGCACCGCCGGATCCGCTGGTGGGAATGCGTCGGCGGGATCAGCGGCGCGTTCCTGGTCGGGTCGCAGGGCATCGCGGTCGCGACCATCGGTGTGGCGGTGTTCACGGTCGCGGTCGTCGTCGGGCAGCTCGTCAGCAGTCTCGTGGTGGACCGGGCGGGCATCGGGCCGGGTGAGCCGAAGTCGTTGACGGTGACGCGGGTCGCCGGTGCGAGCCTCGGTGTCGTCGCGGTCGGCGTGGCGGTGTCGCACCAGTTCACCTCGCCCGGCGCGTTGTGGCTCGCGGTGCTGCCGTTGGTCGCCGGGCTGTTGATGGGCTGGCAGCAGGCGGTGAACGGGCTGGTGCGCGAGGCGACGGCGCACTCGGTGGCGACGATCCTGGTGAACTTCGCGGTCGGCACGGTGGCGTTGACGCTGGCCAACCTGGTCGTGCTGCGCGGTGTGCCCGGTGCGTTCCCGGCGCAGTGGTGGCTGTACCTCGGCGGGTTGCTGGGCATCGTCGGCGTGGGCGGCGCGATCGTGTCGGTGCGGTTCATCGGCGTGCTGATGGTCGGGCTGTGCGGGGTGAGCGGGCAGCTCGTCGGGGCCGTGCTGCTCGACGTGGTGAGCGGGCACCTGGCCGTGCCGACGGTGGTGGGTGTGGTGCTGACGCTGGTGTCGGTCGGCGTGGCCGCGCTGCCCAGTGGGAAGATGAAGCGGTGA
- a CDS encoding bifunctional methylenetetrahydrofolate dehydrogenase/methenyltetrahydrofolate cyclohydrolase, whose translation MTATLLNGRETRDALFEDLKARVAALPTPVGLATVLVGDDPGSHSYVKGKHTACAKVGIASIRRDLPAETTQEELEAVIDELNANPEVTAYIVQLPLPKHLDANAVLERIDPRKDGDGLHPVNLGKLVLGETAPLPATPRGILELLRRYDVPIAGANVTVVGRGVTVGRPIGLLLTRRSENATVTLCHTGTKDLAAEVRRADIVIAGAGSPGLITKDMVKPGAAVVDVGITRTEAGLVGDVAPEVAEVAGHLAPIPGGSGPMTIAMLLTNTVEAAERAHAAV comes from the coding sequence GTGACTGCGACGCTGCTCAACGGCCGGGAAACCCGTGACGCGCTGTTCGAGGACCTGAAGGCGCGGGTGGCCGCGCTGCCGACGCCGGTGGGTCTGGCCACCGTCCTGGTCGGCGACGACCCCGGTTCGCACTCGTACGTGAAGGGCAAGCACACCGCGTGCGCGAAGGTCGGCATCGCGTCGATCCGCCGCGACCTGCCCGCCGAGACCACGCAGGAGGAGCTGGAGGCCGTCATCGACGAGCTGAACGCGAACCCCGAGGTCACCGCGTACATCGTCCAGCTGCCGCTGCCGAAGCACCTCGACGCGAACGCGGTCCTGGAGCGCATCGACCCGCGCAAGGACGGCGACGGCCTGCACCCGGTCAACCTGGGCAAGCTCGTGCTCGGCGAGACCGCGCCGCTGCCCGCGACCCCGCGCGGCATCCTGGAGCTGCTGCGCCGCTACGACGTGCCGATTGCCGGCGCGAACGTCACCGTCGTCGGCCGCGGCGTGACCGTGGGCCGCCCGATCGGCCTGCTGCTGACCCGCCGCAGCGAGAACGCCACCGTGACGCTGTGCCACACCGGCACCAAGGACCTGGCAGCGGAGGTGCGCCGGGCGGACATCGTGATCGCGGGCGCCGGCTCCCCCGGCCTGATCACCAAGGACATGGTGAAGCCGGGCGCGGCCGTGGTCGACGTCGGCATCACCCGCACCGAGGCCGGCCTGGTCGGCGACGTCGCGCCGGAGGTCGCCGAGGTCGCCGGTCACCTCGCGCCGATCCCCGGCGGGTCCGGCCCGATGACCATCGCGATGCTGCTGACGAACACCGTCGAAGCCGCCGAGCGCGCTCATGCAGCGGTCTGA
- a CDS encoding error-prone DNA polymerase encodes MSWNNPPVRWKDLERALSGKPHEQKPDGGDGPAWSRRRDRYTAPPGFQLRANEQVTRMRVPYAELHCHSNFSWLDGASHPEELVEAAQRLELDAIALTDHDGMYGVVRFAEAAKELGVHTVFGAELSVGLSKPANGEPDPEGDHLLLLACRQEGYHRLCRTLTTGHLHDDAEKGKPVYDLDQLLADTRGEVVALTGCRKGTVRRALTREGPEAAFRELVRLTDLFGKERVYVELTDHGLPEDSRRNDLLHAMAKHLKLPVVATNAVHYATPNRGRLAAAMAAVRARSSLDEMAGWLPPSPAAFLRSGEEMMHRFRRFPGAVHNAALLGMQLAFDLRLVAPQLPPFDVPPGHTEITWLRELTWQGAHRRYADSEHRERAFGQIEHELKVIEQLGFPGYFLVVHDIVRFCEQNGILCQGRGSAANSAVCYSLGITNVDAVRFDLLFERFLAPARDGPPDIDVDIESDRREEVIQHVYRKYGRRHAAQVANVITYRARSAVRDMARALGHSPGQQDAWSKQIDRWGPLHTTTDDCDIPDSVLELSAQLENFPRHLGIHSGGMVICDRAVSEVCPVEKARMAGRTVLQWDKDDCASIGLVKFDLLGLGMLSALHYAIDLVRDHEGVEVDIGNLDLNDQRVYEMLQKADSVGVFQVESRAQMATLPRLKPREFYDLVVEVALIRPGPIQGGSVHPYIRRRNKQEEWDYDHPLLENALKKTYGVPLFQEQLMQIAVDAAGFTAAEADELRRAMGAKRSTARMERLRDRFYEGCAANGIGAELAGRIYAKLLAFANFGFPESHALSFAHLVFVSAWFKLYHPAAFCAALLRAQPMGFYSPQSLVIDARRHGVTVHGPCVNASLPHATLEPFEGKNAVRTGLAAVRGVGQSDAERIVAAQPFRDMEDFGSRVQLTTAQVEALATAGAFACFGLERREALWAAGAVAAIRPDRLPGTVTGVDAPSLPGMDEVELAVADVWATGLSPDSFPTQFVRSKLDAMGALPTITLADVKPGTRVLIGGAVTHRQRPATAGGVTFLNIEDETGMVNVVCSPGLWARYRRIARSSAAMLVRGTVESADGVVSLLADRLQHLDLRIPSKSRDFR; translated from the coding sequence ATGAGCTGGAATAACCCGCCGGTCCGCTGGAAGGACCTGGAACGGGCCCTGTCCGGCAAGCCCCACGAGCAGAAGCCCGACGGCGGTGACGGTCCCGCCTGGTCCCGGCGCCGCGACCGGTACACCGCGCCGCCGGGTTTCCAGCTGCGCGCGAACGAGCAGGTCACCCGCATGCGCGTGCCGTACGCGGAGCTGCACTGCCATTCGAACTTCAGCTGGCTCGACGGCGCGAGCCACCCGGAGGAGCTCGTCGAGGCGGCGCAACGACTCGAGCTCGACGCCATCGCGTTGACCGACCACGACGGCATGTACGGCGTGGTGCGGTTCGCCGAGGCGGCGAAGGAACTGGGCGTGCACACGGTGTTCGGCGCGGAGCTGAGCGTCGGCCTGAGCAAGCCCGCGAACGGCGAACCCGACCCCGAGGGCGACCACCTGTTGTTGCTGGCGTGCCGGCAGGAGGGCTACCACCGGCTGTGCCGCACGCTCACCACCGGCCACCTGCACGACGACGCGGAGAAGGGCAAGCCCGTCTACGACCTCGACCAGCTGCTGGCCGACACCAGGGGCGAGGTCGTGGCGTTGACGGGCTGCCGCAAGGGAACCGTGCGCCGCGCGCTCACCAGGGAGGGGCCGGAGGCGGCGTTCCGCGAGCTGGTCCGGCTCACCGACCTCTTCGGCAAGGAACGCGTCTACGTCGAGCTCACCGACCACGGCCTGCCGGAGGACAGCCGGCGCAACGACCTGCTGCACGCGATGGCGAAGCACCTCAAGCTCCCCGTCGTGGCAACGAACGCCGTGCACTACGCGACTCCGAACCGGGGCAGGCTCGCCGCCGCGATGGCCGCGGTCAGGGCACGCAGCAGCCTCGACGAGATGGCCGGCTGGCTACCGCCGTCACCGGCCGCGTTCCTGCGCAGCGGCGAGGAGATGATGCACCGGTTCCGCCGCTTTCCCGGTGCCGTGCACAACGCCGCGCTGCTCGGCATGCAGCTCGCGTTCGACCTGAGGCTGGTCGCGCCGCAGCTGCCGCCGTTCGACGTGCCGCCCGGCCACACCGAGATCACCTGGCTGCGCGAGCTGACCTGGCAGGGCGCGCACCGCCGGTACGCCGACTCCGAGCACCGGGAGCGGGCGTTCGGGCAGATCGAGCACGAGCTGAAGGTGATCGAACAGCTCGGCTTCCCCGGTTACTTCCTCGTGGTGCACGACATCGTGCGGTTCTGCGAGCAGAACGGCATCCTCTGCCAGGGCAGGGGCAGCGCCGCGAACTCCGCGGTGTGCTACTCGCTCGGCATCACCAACGTCGACGCGGTCCGGTTCGACCTGCTCTTCGAACGCTTCCTCGCCCCCGCCCGCGACGGCCCTCCCGACATCGACGTCGACATCGAGTCCGACCGGCGCGAGGAGGTCATCCAGCACGTCTATCGCAAGTACGGCCGCCGCCACGCCGCGCAGGTCGCGAACGTCATCACCTACCGCGCCCGGTCCGCCGTGCGCGACATGGCCCGCGCGCTCGGCCACTCACCCGGCCAGCAGGACGCGTGGAGCAAGCAGATAGACCGCTGGGGCCCGCTCCACACCACCACCGACGACTGCGACATCCCCGACTCGGTGCTGGAGCTCTCCGCGCAGCTGGAGAACTTCCCGCGCCACCTCGGCATCCACTCCGGCGGCATGGTGATCTGCGACCGCGCGGTCAGCGAGGTGTGCCCGGTGGAGAAGGCGCGCATGGCCGGCCGCACGGTGCTGCAGTGGGACAAGGACGACTGCGCGTCGATCGGTCTGGTGAAGTTCGACCTGCTCGGCCTCGGCATGCTCTCCGCGCTGCACTACGCGATCGACCTCGTGCGCGACCACGAGGGCGTCGAGGTCGACATCGGCAATCTCGACCTGAACGACCAGCGCGTCTACGAGATGTTGCAGAAGGCCGATTCCGTCGGTGTCTTCCAGGTGGAGAGCCGCGCGCAGATGGCGACGTTGCCTCGGTTGAAGCCGCGCGAGTTCTACGACCTGGTCGTCGAGGTCGCGCTGATCAGGCCGGGCCCGATCCAGGGCGGCTCGGTGCACCCGTACATCCGGCGCCGCAACAAGCAGGAGGAGTGGGACTACGACCACCCGCTGCTGGAGAACGCGCTGAAGAAGACCTACGGCGTGCCGTTGTTCCAGGAACAGCTCATGCAGATCGCGGTCGACGCCGCCGGTTTCACCGCCGCGGAGGCCGACGAGCTGCGCCGCGCGATGGGCGCCAAACGCTCGACCGCCAGGATGGAACGCCTGCGCGACCGCTTCTACGAGGGTTGCGCGGCGAACGGGATCGGCGCGGAGCTGGCGGGCCGCATCTACGCGAAGCTGCTGGCGTTCGCCAACTTCGGCTTCCCCGAGTCGCACGCGTTGTCGTTCGCGCACTTGGTGTTCGTGAGCGCGTGGTTCAAGCTCTACCACCCGGCCGCCTTCTGCGCCGCCCTGCTGCGCGCCCAGCCGATGGGCTTCTACTCACCGCAGTCGTTGGTGATCGACGCGCGCCGCCACGGCGTGACCGTGCACGGCCCATGTGTCAACGCATCTCTACCGCACGCGACGCTGGAACCCTTCGAGGGCAAGAACGCCGTCCGCACGGGCCTCGCCGCCGTCCGCGGCGTCGGCCAGTCCGACGCCGAGCGGATCGTTGCGGCACAACCGTTCCGCGACATGGAGGACTTCGGCTCGCGCGTGCAGCTCACCACCGCCCAGGTCGAGGCGCTGGCCACGGCGGGCGCGTTCGCGTGCTTCGGCCTGGAACGCCGCGAGGCCCTGTGGGCGGCCGGCGCGGTGGCCGCGATCCGCCCCGACCGCCTGCCCGGCACCGTGACCGGCGTCGACGCGCCGTCGTTGCCCGGCATGGACGAGGTGGAGCTGGCCGTGGCCGACGTCTGGGCCACCGGCCTGTCCCCGGACAGCTTCCCGACCCAGTTCGTCCGGTCCAAACTGGACGCGATGGGCGCGTTGCCCACGATCACCCTGGCCGACGTGAAGCCGGGAACCCGCGTGCTCATCGGTGGTGCGGTCACCCACCGCCAACGCCCGGCGACGGCGGGCGGCGTCACGTTCCTCAACATCGAGGACGAGACCGGCATGGTCAACGTGGTGTGCTCGCCGGGGTTGTGGGCGCGGTACCGGCGGATCGCGCGCAGCAGCGCCGCGATGCTGGTGCGGGGGACCGTCGAGTCGGCCGACGGGGTGGTCAGCCTGCTGGCGGACCGCCTGCAGCACCTCGACCTGCGGATTCCCTCGAAGTCGCGGGACTTCCGCTGA
- a CDS encoding TetR/AcrR family transcriptional regulator, which translates to MVRNEARRAALLDAAIDVLAEEGARGLTYRAIDAKAEVPAGTASNYFASREDLMSEVMTRVFQRLQPSDATVAERLALPRDKALSVQFMHDIIKRADADKACYLAMMELRLEATRRPDLRTAITKTVAEGLDFNVSFNEESGLPGDRTTVVLMYLAMTGLIYERLTLPEVLADEDLDQLVEDLVNRAIGPV; encoded by the coding sequence GTGGTGAGGAACGAAGCGAGGCGGGCGGCGCTGCTGGACGCGGCGATCGACGTCCTGGCCGAAGAGGGCGCGCGCGGGCTGACCTACCGCGCGATCGACGCGAAGGCGGAGGTGCCGGCGGGGACCGCGTCGAACTACTTCGCGAGCCGCGAGGACCTCATGTCCGAGGTGATGACCCGTGTGTTCCAGCGGCTGCAGCCGTCGGACGCGACGGTCGCGGAGAGGCTCGCGCTGCCGCGGGACAAGGCGCTCAGCGTGCAGTTCATGCACGACATCATCAAGCGGGCGGACGCCGACAAGGCCTGCTACCTCGCGATGATGGAGCTCAGGCTGGAGGCGACCCGGCGGCCGGACCTGCGCACCGCGATCACGAAGACGGTCGCCGAGGGCCTCGACTTCAACGTGAGCTTCAACGAGGAGTCGGGGCTGCCGGGTGACCGGACGACCGTCGTGCTGATGTACCTCGCGATGACGGGGTTGATCTACGAACGGCTGACGCTGCCCGAGGTCCTCGCGGACGAGGACCTCGACCAGCTCGTCGAGGACCTGGTGAACCGGGCCATCGGTCCCGTCTAA
- a CDS encoding dihydrofolate reductase family protein yields the protein MRKLVYYVATTLDGFIAAEDGTFDGFIFEGDHMAGINAEYPDTLPTQFREALGLQDAPNKHFDTVLMGRSTYQVPGGLASPYAHLRQIVVSTQVTGTPPDVEVVREDVVGRVRALKEEDGQDIWLCGGGKLAAALLPEIDTMLLKIHPVVFGRGIPLFDGKAGITKFARTNAQLFESGVSFMTYERNS from the coding sequence ATGCGAAAGCTCGTTTACTACGTCGCCACCACGCTCGACGGTTTCATCGCGGCCGAGGACGGCACCTTCGACGGGTTCATCTTCGAAGGCGACCACATGGCCGGCATCAACGCCGAGTACCCGGACACGCTGCCGACGCAGTTCCGCGAGGCACTGGGCCTGCAGGACGCGCCGAACAAGCACTTCGACACGGTCCTGATGGGCCGCAGCACCTACCAGGTGCCGGGCGGGCTCGCGTCGCCGTACGCACACCTGCGCCAGATCGTGGTGTCGACACAGGTGACCGGCACACCGCCCGACGTCGAGGTGGTCCGTGAGGACGTCGTCGGCCGAGTGCGCGCGCTCAAGGAAGAGGACGGCCAGGACATCTGGCTGTGCGGTGGCGGCAAGCTGGCCGCGGCCCTGCTGCCGGAGATCGACACGATGCTGCTCAAGATCCACCCCGTGGTGTTCGGCCGCGGCATCCCGCTGTTCGACGGGAAGGCCGGCATCACGAAGTTCGCGCGCACCAACGCGCAGCTGTTCGAGAGCGGGGTGTCGTTCATGACCTACGAACGCAATTCTTAA
- a CDS encoding DUF3017 domain-containing protein, translated as MPEQRWRSGAGKHLPFALVLGVAVLGLVRIFQYHWRQGAVLLGVSLLVAAVLRVLVTDEQAGLIKIRGRGMDAFLYSTLGIVVIAVALTITGGPLSR; from the coding sequence ATGCCGGAACAGCGCTGGCGGTCGGGTGCGGGCAAGCACCTGCCGTTCGCGCTGGTCCTGGGCGTGGCGGTGCTCGGGCTGGTGCGCATCTTCCAGTACCACTGGCGGCAGGGCGCGGTGCTGCTCGGGGTGTCGCTGCTGGTCGCGGCGGTGCTGCGGGTCCTGGTGACCGACGAGCAGGCCGGGCTGATCAAGATCCGCGGGCGCGGGATGGACGCGTTCCTCTACAGCACGCTCGGCATCGTGGTGATCGCCGTGGCGCTGACGATCACCGGCGGACCGCTGAGTCGTTAG
- a CDS encoding RICIN domain-containing protein — protein MSRRSLGGRGVRGVTALAVTITLASGLFATPALAAPPGVDASAPLGVSTVSFNAALVSDFDQKLAAASTISASVTSREARMADLNFVIWIYNNAPRDSAIKREALKALTNETDENACYNFIVTGIHLAFREDVRAIPIMDERHRQRLRATDLIGWMNVDRYYLDTNLSEFVTKLFINTNGTENPEIKARAAAVLTNTSTDEQRQKFVTEGIFAAYELDVQRRIEAAQRESAENKAREDMLKARADAWRVAAQAELTTSLKVMTDNDFTWEVYRSPLARKFVKAAAQSALDSHDAAVVKAFIFTGVHTAHQRDVAEEDAIRAAETEKQIKEILDLAKRDGYLPNVVAAATAALAGDLKARNEFLNLGRSEAAKRDQIKPRHELVVELQGKASGRCAQIAGVDAQAIEHGQYNELWDCIRPAPKQVWALKQVATNEYLLMNGNSRQCMDGHSDLLRQYPCDANNGYHRWSFLENSDGSYQIKNVGTGKFVTVRDSQTPNATPITTYGNTNDGHQRWRLIDLVHRSDVAAVTVGRYQLKGVQSGRCLQTAGLWETPGQGALANLAGMELWDCVGGGKMAWDLIDLGGKRYALKNVMSGKCLDVKNGVQLNGSQLIQYDCHHGDTEQFAFSSQPDGSYVLESVLASKAADAIGNAVQNGAAVGIWDVNGTSNQRWTLHVI, from the coding sequence TTGTCCAGACGCAGTCTGGGTGGCCGTGGCGTGCGCGGAGTCACCGCGCTCGCGGTCACCATCACGTTGGCGAGCGGCCTGTTCGCCACTCCGGCGCTCGCCGCTCCGCCCGGAGTGGACGCCTCGGCGCCACTCGGTGTGTCCACGGTCAGCTTCAACGCGGCGCTGGTGTCGGACTTCGACCAGAAGCTCGCGGCAGCCAGCACGATCAGCGCTTCGGTCACGTCCAGGGAAGCCAGGATGGCCGACCTGAACTTCGTCATCTGGATCTACAACAACGCCCCTCGCGACAGCGCGATCAAGCGCGAGGCGTTGAAGGCGCTCACGAACGAGACCGACGAGAACGCCTGCTACAACTTCATCGTCACCGGCATCCACCTCGCGTTCCGCGAGGACGTGCGGGCGATCCCGATCATGGACGAGCGGCACCGGCAGCGGCTTCGGGCCACGGACCTGATCGGCTGGATGAACGTCGACAGGTACTACCTGGACACGAACCTCAGCGAGTTCGTCACCAAGCTGTTCATCAACACCAACGGCACGGAGAACCCCGAGATCAAGGCGCGGGCCGCCGCCGTGCTCACCAACACCTCCACGGACGAGCAGCGCCAGAAGTTCGTGACCGAGGGCATCTTCGCCGCGTACGAGCTGGACGTGCAGCGCCGGATCGAGGCGGCTCAGCGGGAGAGCGCCGAGAACAAGGCGAGGGAGGACATGCTCAAGGCGCGCGCCGACGCCTGGCGCGTCGCTGCCCAGGCGGAGCTGACCACCTCGCTCAAGGTCATGACCGACAACGACTTCACCTGGGAGGTCTACCGGTCTCCGCTGGCGCGCAAGTTCGTCAAGGCCGCTGCCCAGAGCGCGTTGGACAGCCACGACGCGGCGGTGGTCAAGGCGTTCATCTTCACCGGCGTGCACACCGCGCACCAGAGGGACGTCGCCGAGGAAGACGCGATCCGCGCCGCGGAGACCGAGAAGCAGATCAAGGAGATCCTCGACCTCGCCAAGCGCGACGGGTACCTGCCGAACGTGGTCGCCGCCGCCACCGCCGCACTCGCCGGCGACCTCAAGGCGCGCAACGAGTTCCTCAACCTCGGCCGGTCGGAGGCCGCCAAGAGGGACCAGATCAAGCCCAGGCACGAGCTGGTGGTCGAGCTGCAGGGCAAGGCTTCCGGGCGGTGCGCGCAGATCGCGGGCGTCGACGCGCAGGCGATCGAGCACGGTCAGTACAACGAGCTGTGGGACTGCATCCGCCCGGCCCCCAAGCAGGTCTGGGCGCTGAAGCAGGTCGCCACCAACGAGTACCTGCTCATGAACGGGAACTCGCGGCAGTGCATGGACGGCCACAGCGACCTGCTGCGCCAGTACCCGTGTGACGCCAACAACGGTTACCACCGCTGGAGCTTCCTCGAGAACTCCGACGGCTCGTACCAGATCAAGAACGTCGGCACCGGCAAGTTCGTGACGGTCAGGGACAGCCAGACCCCGAACGCCACCCCCATCACCACCTACGGCAACACCAACGACGGCCACCAGCGCTGGCGCCTCATCGACCTGGTGCACCGCTCCGACGTCGCCGCGGTCACCGTCGGCCGCTACCAGCTCAAGGGCGTCCAGTCCGGTCGCTGCCTGCAGACCGCCGGCCTGTGGGAGACGCCGGGGCAGGGTGCGCTCGCGAACCTCGCCGGCATGGAGCTGTGGGACTGCGTCGGCGGCGGCAAGATGGCGTGGGACCTCATCGACCTGGGCGGCAAGCGGTACGCGCTCAAGAACGTGATGTCCGGCAAGTGCCTCGACGTCAAGAACGGCGTCCAGCTCAACGGTTCGCAGCTCATCCAGTACGACTGCCACCACGGGGACACCGAGCAGTTCGCGTTCTCCAGCCAGCCTGACGGCAGCTACGTCCTGGAGAGCGTGCTGGCCAGCAAGGCGGCGGACGCGATCGGCAACGCCGTCCAGAACGGCGCCGCGGTCGGCATCTGGGACGTCAACGGGACCTCGAACCAGAGGTGGACCCTGCACGTCATCTGA